GATCGGGCTCCGCGAAGAACCGTTCGAAAAGCAGCATAAATATTATTGGACTAAAAAACTCCGTCATTCCTGACGGAGTTTTTCTTTTTTGAAACAACCTGCAACCCGGAACCTGCTCGCATGTATATTGGTGCAGGAGATCTGTGTGAAACGGGCAGAAGAACAACTCATCATCGCCCAGGCATTGGCTGGCGACCGCAAAGCAGCGGGAGCGCTTGTCCGCGCACACCAGCGATCACTTTATGTCTATCTCTACCGGCTGACAGGCCAGCACGAACTGGCTGAAGACATTGTACAGGATGCGTTTATACGGGCACTGACCAACCTGCACACCTTTGATCCGAAATACAGGTTCTCGACGTGGTTGTTCTCAATAGCACGAAACGTGTGGATGTCAGACCTGAGCAAGAAGACGCGGAGAAGAACGCTGTCAATATCGATGGATGCAGCTTCGTGCAACTCGGAAGCAGATCCGTATACCAATGCTGAGCGTGAGAATACTGCTTTGTGCGCACGCGAAGCGCTTGGCAAAGCCATTCTTTCACTTCCCGTTGCGCAGCGAGAGGTTGTGCTGCTCTATCACCAGCAGCAATGGTCGATCAGTCTGATCGCAAAGGCGCTGGATATTCCGGAAGGCACAGTCAAAAGCCAGCTTCATCGAGCCCGTCGACGCCTGCACAAAGCCATGCTTGCAGCGGGGTTGCAGTACTCACCGGGACTGGGGTTGACCTCGACACCACACAGCGAACTTGTGGAGTCACTCAGCATCACAAAGGCAAAGGCGCGTGTTCGAAGCGTGACTGGTGGCAGATCTACCTCCGGATCCTTCGGTTCACTGGGCATCCAGATGGGGGGCGCGTCATGAGACTCTCCATCAGACACAGACTACACAAACGCGCACGCTCGACGGCCCGCACTTCGGAATCCGATTGGAATCTAATTCGCGTATCATCGCGCTCAGACTCTGTTGATCTTGTTCTGCATGATGACGGCCAAGTGCTTGCACGCAACGCACCAGACCTGACTGACACTATCCTCGACAACCTTGAAAAAACGCGTCCCTTGCTCTTTCCTCAACCCAATCGTCGGTTGATCACTGTGACGCCACGCCGAGTTGGGATAGTTGGTGGTTTGCTCGCTGCCTGTCTCGCGTTCACAGCATACGTGCAACTCGGTGCGGTCTACGAGATTCCATCCAATAGCGAGTACACCTTTGCTTCACGTACACCAGCCGATCGCTCAGCAACATCCGAGTCAGATGTTGTGCCTACGCAGAATCTTGCACCAGCCCTCTCACGCCCGCGCCTGACTGCCGATGGCATCATGAACAGCCTGCCTCCGCTGAATCTGAACGATCCAAAGAAGGATGGGCTGGCTTCAACCATGATGACCTCGTCACGGTTTGTTGGTACCTACGCCAACCTATCTATGCCAAACCTGCTCACAGAAATCGCTCCTCTGCCTGCCGCTCAGCAAACGGAGATCGTGGACTTGTGGCTGTCGTATCACCAGCCCGCCCCTCCTCCCCCCCCTGCAGCGGGCGCTGTGATCTACGCGGAAAACTGACAGTTTCGACGTGAAATACCCTCAGGAAGTTGCTCTGCTTGGCGATCTGCCCGCTCTGGTTATCATTCACCAGCCATGGGTAATCACACCACAATCAGTGCCGCGGACACCGCGGAATCATCCATCGTTCCGATCAGCGGGCGTATGTATCGCGTTGAGGTCAGGACGCTCCCCAGTCGCGACGACACGCGAGGTGCTGCTTTGCTGCGTCAGGCGAAAAGACGCAGGATCGGGCTTTCTGACGTCAGCACCGCCAAGTTGTATTTGATTCAGGGTGATCTCAGCAAAGCGCAGCTTGATCTCATTGTCAACGAGCTGCTTGTTGATCCCGTCTTTGAGCGAGCGACAATTGGTGCAACCGAGCCGAAGTCAGGGGAAGTCTGTATTGAAGTCCATCCGCTTCCCGGTGTGATGGACCCAGCAGCGCAGTCGGTGCAGGATGCGGTCTTCTCACTCACCGGCATTCGCGCACATGTGTCCACGGGCATGCGATACGACATGCACGGGCTGACCGAGTCCGACGCTACATTGCTTGCAGAGCAGACACTCGCGAACACCGTCATCCACGCAATCCACACCTCGCCGTTCCATCCCGAGACCCTGCCGTCGGGGCACGAGCACTCGTTCCAGCTTCGTCATGTTGCGATCCGTGATCTTTCCGATGAGCAACTGACCAAACTGAGTCGCGATGCGCATCTGTTTCTGAGTCTGACCGAGATGCAGCGGATCCGGTCGTACTATCAGGACGCTGGTCGCGAGCCGACCGATATTGAGCTTGAAACACTCGCGCAGACGTGGTCGGAACACTGTGTCCACAAAACACTCAAGAGCACCGTC
Above is a genomic segment from Phycisphaeraceae bacterium containing:
- a CDS encoding RNA polymerase sigma factor, coding for MKRAEEQLIIAQALAGDRKAAGALVRAHQRSLYVYLYRLTGQHELAEDIVQDAFIRALTNLHTFDPKYRFSTWLFSIARNVWMSDLSKKTRRRTLSISMDAASCNSEADPYTNAERENTALCAREALGKAILSLPVAQREVVLLYHQQQWSISLIAKALDIPEGTVKSQLHRARRRLHKAMLAAGLQYSPGLGLTSTPHSELVESLSITKAKARVRSVTGGRSTSGSFGSLGIQMGGAS